From the Candidatus Dadabacteria bacterium genome, the window GGCAATTGAACAGCACCTTGGCGAAGAATCGGTATGAAAGACAGGATAAAAGTAGTTTTCTTTGGCAAGGAATATTCAGTCCTTACGGATGCTGAAAAGAGTTACCTTATGAAAATTGTAGAGTACCTTGAACAAAAGATTACCAAGGCAGCTGAAGACAACGCACCTGTAACTGTCCCTGCTCCCGTTTTTCTGGCTTCTCTTGAGATCGTCGATGATTTCTTCGCACTGCAGAGGGAATTTGATGAGTTCAAAAGAACCGCGGAAAGAAAAACAGAAGAACTGGTCGGACTGCTCGAATCACCCGGAAGCCAAAAAGAACCCGTCCTTATTGAAGAAAGCCCCGAAGACCCTTTCAGATCAAGAGGAAACAGCTTCTGAGACCCGCTCCGGTTCCACATACATAAACGGTTCCCGGGAAACCAGCCCGCAGGGTCCCGTCCTTGAGGAAAAAGATAGGCTGAGAAGGGATCTTCTCGAGAAAAGGAGGAATCTTCCCCAATCACTGCGCCGGGAAAAATCCGCCCTGATTCTCAAGGTTCTTCTCTCCGAGAAGGTTTTCTCCGACGCGTCAAGCGTCGCTCTCTATTTCCCCGTAAACGGCGAAGTCGACACTCGCGAAATATTCAAAAAATGCATTGATCTTGAAAAAAAGGTTTTTTTTCCGAAAACCCTAGGCTCCGATCTTGTTTTCCTGAGAACAAGGAATATTGAGGAACTTACCCCCGGGGCCTTTGCCATCCCGGAACCCCCTGCGGACGCTGAACGCGCCCGCGGCGA encodes:
- a CDS encoding 5-formyltetrahydrofolate cyclo-ligase translates to MKKAPKTLSDQEETASETRSGSTYINGSRETSPQGPVLEEKDRLRRDLLEKRRNLPQSLRREKSALILKVLLSEKVFSDASSVALYFPVNGEVDTREIFKKCIDLEKKVFFPKTLGSDLVFLRTRNIEELTPGAFAIPEPPADAERARGDGLDLVLVPGVAFDFSGNRIGYGKGFYDRFLKDIPRQMCFGLAYRFQVLENIPSHETDVKTGRIITEDGTIDCLEKEGD
- a CDS encoding cell division protein ZapA — its product is MKDRIKVVFFGKEYSVLTDAEKSYLMKIVEYLEQKITKAAEDNAPVTVPAPVFLASLEIVDDFFALQREFDEFKRTAERKTEELVGLLESPGSQKEPVLIEESPEDPFRSRGNSF